The genomic segment AAATTCATTGTGCCCCCACCATTCATGGACCACCAGAACCCCCGGACGCTTTTGCCCGAATTCATCATCCCAGGCCATGTAGCCGGTGAAGGTCTCGTCGCCGACTTGATACTCGATGGTTCTGGTTTGCGTTTCTGCCAGTACCTGCGTACTTGCAACAGTGAGTGACAGCGTGGCTGCTGCCAGTGCTGTTTTCAGGGTGCTCATCATCTGTTTGCTCCTTTTCGCTCGTTATGAGTCAATTTGCGTAGCGATTCTGTACATCAAAGCGCGATTCCTGTCCCGTCGTTACTGGCAGCGGGCGCGCAGCAGTCGCGTTGCGGCATCAAACACGGCGAGGTCTTCTTCGGTGCGCGCGGCAAGGTGGGCCCCTTCCAGCATCGCCAGGGTCGCCTGCGCTTCATCGGCGGGACCCAGGATGGCCGAGACGGATCCATCCCTTTGTCCCAGTTCAAACGTTGCCGTAATCCACTGCAGAACCATTGCGCGAACGGCGCCGACTCTGGCAATAACGGTGTCGGACAGGCTTTCGCGGCAGGTCGAAAAGGCAACGCACAGACACACGGTCTGGCCATCATGCAACGCCCCGCGGTACAGGGCAATGAGTGCCTTGAGGCGCGCGCCAGCGCTGGCATGGGCTGCGTCTATCTCGGTCAGACCCTGCTGCAGACTGGTCTGATAGCGCTCGATCAAGGCTTCGGAGAGCTTCGCCTTGGTGGGGAAATGATAATGGATCGAGGCCTTTCGAATGCCGATGGCCTCGGCCAGATCCGCGTAGCTGAACCCGTCAAAGCCCCGTGACCGGACGGTGTGCTCGGCAAGATCCATCAGGGCTGTTCTGGTATCACGGTTCATGGTTGTTCACCTGTCTGCCTTTTCAATCCCGCTATTGCCGGGCTTATACCCTCGGTGCCCCGGCAAATCGCAGGTGCCCCGTTTTCATCCAGATCTTGGCGCCGTCGTCCCCGGCCGTCACGGACAACCTGTGTCCTTCAGGGAGGCGCAGCCAGTCATGCCTGGCCAGCACCTCGCCATCCCTGATAGCCGAACCTTCGACCACCAGCAGTTCGATTCCGCCGGGCGCCTCAGAGGTCAGTGTCGCCCCCGCATCGAGCTGGCTGTAGGTCACGATCTCACGATCGTCCTCATGCAGCTTTGCGGTGGCAACGCCGCCCACTGGGGCGCCCAGCTCGGCCTCCATATTCTTGCTGAACTGGGTGCGGTCGGCCAGGTCGAACTGCCACAGTTTCACAAATATCGTACAGCCCGTTTCAGAGCCCGGAATATGTGACGTGGTTGGGGGGTTGCGCACGTAGGTGCCAGCAGGGAAGTCACCGTGCTCGTCCTGGAACACGCCATCGAGTACGATGAATTCTTCTCCACCGGTATGGGTATGCGCCGAGAAATGACTGCCCGGCGCATAACGCACGATGGTCGTGGCGCGGGCAACTTCGTCCCCGATCCGGTCCAGCATGCGCCGCTCCACCCCTTTCATGGGCGAGGGCTGCCATTCAATCTGGTCGGAATGCATAACCACCGGTTTGGAGAAATCTGCATTAATCTCCATGATATTCCTCCCTTTTGTGCCCTTCATGTTTTCAGCGCTTGCATTAAATCCGAAGGTTTCGGATTACCCGGCAATTGAAGGACGGGCTGCGACTTTTGCGCGCCAGGCCTGGAGATTGGTCAGAGACTCGGGAATGTCAACCTTCGCGAAATCCGCAAACCCCAGGCCGGCAAAGGCGGTGATGTCTGCGACCGAGAAGCTGTCGCCTGCGAGAAACTCGTTGTCCGCCAGAACGCTGTCAAGGTAGGCCATGGTTGCGCTGGCAATTTCTTTCTGTTTATTACCCCACTCAGCGCATTGCCAGGTTTCCAGATCCGGACCAAGCCCCGGGGTCGCGTGGTGGAAATAGGCACCCACGGCGTTCATCAGACCGTTTTCTGCCCGCAGATTCATCATTGCGATACGGGCACGCTCCGCTGGGGTTGTACCCATAAGGGACGGACCATCAAAGACGCCGTCGATATATTCGGTGATGGCATTGCACTGGGCGATGCAGGTGCCGTCGTCAAGTTCCAGCATGGGCACGGTGGCATCCGGGTTTTTCGTCTTGAACGCCTCGGAACGGTGCTCGCCGCCCATGACATCGACCGGGACGAATTCCACCTGGTTTGTTGCGCCTTTTTCTGCCAGAGCGATGCGAACGCGGAGCGGGTTCGGGAAGCCTTCGATATCGTAGATTTTCATTGATTGCCTCTGTTGGTCATTAAACATGCGCCAATTAATCTACCTATTAGTAGGTAGATGTGCAAGAGGCAATTTGATTGTTCTGCTTTTCTTTGCGCTGTTGACAAGACATTCCAAACGCCAAGAACAGCCCGGGCCTTCTTGCAGTACATAGCCAAACCAAAAAGCCAGCTTCTCAGTTAGACGATTTGATAAATATCGAAGTGTTTTTGTTGAAAGAAGCGTGTGCGAAAGAGCAGCCGTGAATGTTCGCTTATGTTTAACAGCAGGAACAAGCGCCACCACATCCCGTAAGCAACGGTCAAAACCGACCTTTCTATATTGCCCAAGAAACTGACAGTGTTCCAAAGCTGAAGTTGTCTTTATGGCGCTCGTCTTCGCTGGTCGAGGCACGCAATGTGACCGCGGCCAGCAGGTGATCCCACTGCCAGGTAGCACCCAGACCAAGCTGACCAATCAGCGGCCCTTTGTCGAAACGGTAAGCCCCGGCATTGTCATCGATGTAGGAATAGCCTACATACTCCAGCCCCAGCCCCACATATACTGACCAGCTACTGCCTGAATCCTTGAACGAGCCCGGCAAAGCGATGGTTGAGGATGTACCAGCGTAGTCCGGCACAAAATTTATAGGAAGGTGTCTGCCAAGCTGCCAGACCAACCCGGTTTTAGCGGAAGTCCGAAAACTCGACAGTAGTCCGGATCCAACCACCGACACACGCTGTTCAATGTTGCCGCCCTGCCCGAGTTGCAGGAGTTTTCGGCCATGCGCAGCCTGTATGCCACCCACCACATCGGTTCCAAGCTGATTCCCCCACCCTTGCGGCTTGTCGCTTCCAGTGGCTTCGTGCACCCATTTCTGAACCGACTCGGCACCGCTTTCGGGCCCAATAACGCCAATGTGAGCACCAAAGCCGGTAATCGTATCGGCGTTCCAGCTCCAGAGAGTGCCGCTGAGCGACAGGTGGCCGGCATAGGGAATGTCGTCGAACTGCGGA from the Marinobacter sp. LQ44 genome contains:
- a CDS encoding glutathione S-transferase family protein; this translates as MKIYDIEGFPNPLRVRIALAEKGATNQVEFVPVDVMGGEHRSEAFKTKNPDATVPMLELDDGTCIAQCNAITEYIDGVFDGPSLMGTTPAERARIAMMNLRAENGLMNAVGAYFHHATPGLGPDLETWQCAEWGNKQKEIASATMAYLDSVLADNEFLAGDSFSVADITAFAGLGFADFAKVDIPESLTNLQAWRAKVAARPSIAG
- a CDS encoding TetR/AcrR family transcriptional regulator, giving the protein MNRDTRTALMDLAEHTVRSRGFDGFSYADLAEAIGIRKASIHYHFPTKAKLSEALIERYQTSLQQGLTEIDAAHASAGARLKALIALYRGALHDGQTVCLCVAFSTCRESLSDTVIARVGAVRAMVLQWITATFELGQRDGSVSAILGPADEAQATLAMLEGAHLAARTEEDLAVFDAATRLLRARCQ
- a CDS encoding lipid A deacylase LpxR family protein codes for the protein MSCRCGCALLLFFVISVFPTSLKAEVVNLSWDNDLLTGTDRGYTNGVRFSYLTDTADENDGKSARFARILRDELRFLPGIGTADSKQAVSLSLRQFMVTPEDITVEGPQFDDIPYAGHLSLSGTLWSWNADTITGFGAHIGVIGPESGAESVQKWVHEATGSDKPQGWGNQLGTDVVGGIQAAHGRKLLQLGQGGNIEQRVSVVGSGLLSSFRTSAKTGLVWQLGRHLPINFVPDYAGTSSTIALPGSFKDSGSSWSVYVGLGLEYVGYSYIDDNAGAYRFDKGPLIGQLGLGATWQWDHLLAAVTLRASTSEDERHKDNFSFGTLSVSWAI
- a CDS encoding cupin domain-containing protein; protein product: MEINADFSKPVVMHSDQIEWQPSPMKGVERRMLDRIGDEVARATTIVRYAPGSHFSAHTHTGGEEFIVLDGVFQDEHGDFPAGTYVRNPPTTSHIPGSETGCTIFVKLWQFDLADRTQFSKNMEAELGAPVGGVATAKLHEDDREIVTYSQLDAGATLTSEAPGGIELLVVEGSAIRDGEVLARHDWLRLPEGHRLSVTAGDDGAKIWMKTGHLRFAGAPRV